One bacterium HR17 genomic window, GACGGGGTTAATTTTGCCGGGCATGATGGACGACCCAGGCTGCAACGCAGGCAGGCGGATTTCTGCCAAACCCGCTTGCGGTCCAGAGTTCATCCAGCGCAAGTCGTTGGCGATTTTGTAAAGGGCGATGGCGAGGGTTTTCAGCGCCCCGCTGACTTCCGCGGCTGTTTCCATCCCCGCCTGCGCCGCAAAGTGGTTGCGCGTCTCACGGAAGGGCAAGCCCGTCGCCTGCGCCAACGCTTCAGCGACGCGTTTGCCGAATTCGGGATGCGTGTTGATGCCCGTGCCAACCGCTGTCCCACCTAGCGCCAACTCGTAAAGGCGGGGCAGGGTCGCTACAAGGCGTTCCTTGCACCACGCGATTTGCGCGGCGTAGCCCGAAAACTCTTGCCCCAACCGAACGGGCATCGCGTCCATCAAATGCGTCCGCCCCGTTTTCACGATGTCGTCAAACTCCCGCGCCTTTTCGCTGAGGGCACGATGTAGCCGTTCCATCGCTGGCAGCAACTGTTCGTGGATGGCTAAAGCGGCGGCGATGTGGATGCAGGACGGGATGACATCGTTGGACGACTGTCCCAAGTTCACATGGTCGTTGGGGTGCACCAGCGTTTTGTCGCCGCGCCGTCCGCCTAACAGTTCACAGGCGCGGTTGGCGATGACCTCGTTGGCGTTCATGTTGGTGGAAGTGCCCGAACCTGTCTGGAAGATGTCCAGCGGAAAATGCTCGTCCCATTTGCCGTCGGCGACTTCCTGCGCCGCTTGCACGATGGCTGCGGCGCGTTGGGCGTCCAGCAAGCCCAACTCGCGGTTGACCTGCGCAGCGCACTTTTTGACCAGACCCAAGGCGCGGATGAAGGCGCGGGGGAAGCGGATGCCGCTGATAGGGAAGTTTTCCATGGCGCGCTGCGTTTGCGCGCCCCACAACGCCCATGCGGGCACGGCTACCTCGCCCAACGCATCGCGTTCTACGCGCACTTCGCTCATGGCGATGAACCCTCCTTGCGCATCGCTGTGCGGCAAACTTTCAAGCGCCGCGTCGTTTTTTTTTCTGAAGGGGCACGGCACGCTGTGCCCTTACCGACGGGTCGGCGTTACGCGAGGTGTAAAACATTTTTCGCGTCGGACGTCGCTTTCAACTGGGCTGCAAAAACTTTGCCGCACACTTTGCGGAACGGGGACGGTTTGATGGGATGCGAGGGTTCGTCGTTGCCCGCAGCGCTATGCGCATTGAAGTGTGGTTGCCCGACCAGCAGCGTATCGTCTTGGGCATCCCACGCGGCAAGTTGCTCAAGCAAGGCGAACGCATTTATGCTGGCGATTGGGTGCAAGTGCGCTTCGTCGCGCCCCACGAAGTCGCCATTGAAGCCGTGGAAGAGCGCAAAAACTTGTTGCCTCAACCGCCCGTTGCGAATGTGGACAAACTGCTGATCGTCATGAGTTGGCGCGAACCTGACTTCAGCAACTTGATTTTGGACGGGTTGTTGGCGCAAGCGGAGTTTTTTGAAGTGCCCGTCACCATCGTCTTCAACAAGATGGATTTGGTGCGCAAACGCGATGCGCCCAAACTGGGACATTGGGTCGCCCTCTACGAGCGGCTGGGCTATCCCGTTTTGCGCACCAGCGTGGAGACGGGCGACGGATTGACCGAGTTGCGGGACGCGATGAAAGGCAATTTGATCGTGCTGGCGGGACCGTCAGGCGTCGGCAAATCGTCGCTGCTGAACGCGCTGATTCCCGGCGCCCAACTGCGCACCGAAGAAGTCAGCGAAAAGACGGGGCGCGGGCGCCACGCCACGACGGAGGTGCGGCTGTTACCCAACCCGCAGGGCGGCTGGGTCGCCGACACGCCGGGCTTCCAAAAAGTAGACCTGCCTCAATGGGTCGCTTTGGAAACGCTGCCCCACCTTTACCCCGAATTTCGGGGCTATACCTGCGAGTTCAACAATTGCACGCACACTGCTGAGCCCGGCTGCGGTGTCCGCGCCGCTGTGGAACAGGGCGGAATCGCCAAAGAGCGCTACGAGACCTACTTGTTTTGGCTGGACGCCACCAGACGGTGGCAGGAGGAGCAAGAGCCCTACTGAACGACAAGGAGGGACACAAGAGATGTTGCAGCCCGCCGTCACACCGCAGCGAAAGAACGCCCGCTTGCGAGAACTGCTCGCTCAGCCGGGCATCATCCGCAGTTTCGGCGCTCACGATGTTTTCACTGCCCTGCTGGTGGAGCGGGCGGGATTTGAGACGGTGTTTATCGGCGGCTTCGGCACTTCCGCTAGCCTGTTGGGCTTGCCCGACTTGAACTTTTTGACGCTGACGGAAATGGCAGACGCCGTCCGGCGCATGGCGCGCCGGCTCACGGTCCCGCTGATCGCCGACGGCGACACGGGACACGGCGATGTCCACAATGTCGTGCGGACTGTCGCCGAGTTTGAAGCGGCGGGGGCGTCAGGGATCATCTTGGAAGACCAAGTGGTGCCCAAACGCTGCGGGCACTTTGAAGGCAAGCAGGTGATCCCCGCCGAAGAGATGGTCTTGAAACTCAAGGCAGCGCAAAGAGCCCGCGCCGATACCAACTTTGTCATCATCGCCCGCACCGACGCGCGGGAAGTTTACGGCTTGGACGAAGCCATCCGGCGCGCTAACCTTTACGGCGACGCCGGCGCCGATGTCGTCTTCATTGAAGCGCCTCTGTCCGTCCCCGAACTGGAGACGATCGCCCGACAAGTGCCCTACCCTAAGTTCGTCAATATGCTGACGGGCGGCAAAACGCCCGTCCTGACGGCAAAGGAGTTGGAGCAACTGGGCTACAAAATCGTCGTCTACCCGATTGACACGCTGCTGGTGACGGCAAAAGCCGTGATGGAGTTGGCGCAAACGCTGCAGGAGGCGGGGACGACCCTGGCGATGCGCGACCGCATGGTGAGTTTTGACGAACTCAAGGCGCTGCTGGGCGTGGATGCATGGATGCACCTGCGAGATTCGCTGGATGACGACCGCAAGGGATGAAGTGACGCGACCGTAGGGGCGAAACCTGCCCCTACGGTCTCTCTGAAACCGGGCAGGGAACGCTCAGCACAGTGCGTCACGGAAACTGCACCAGTGTGATGACTTCATAGCCCTGCAGTTTTTCGCGCCCTTTCAAATCGGTCAACTCAATGACAAAGGCGAACGAATCAATGACGCCACCGGCTTGCAAGACAAGGCGGGCGGCGGCATGGGCGGTGCCCCCCGTCGCCAGCAGGTCGTCCATAATGAGCACGCGTTGACCTGGCTGAACGGCGTCCACATGCATCTCCAACGCTTCAATGCCGTATTCCAGCGCGTAGTGGACCTTGTAGGTCATGTAGGGCAACTTGCCCGATTTGCGCAACGGGACAAACCCAGCTCCCAACCGGATCGCTAAAGGAGCGGCGAAGATGAACCCACGCGACTCCACAGCGGCGATGACATCAATTTGGCGCCCTTCGTAGATTTGAGCGAAGGTGTCAATCACCCGCCGAAAAAGGTCAGGGTTTTGCAGCACGGGCGTGATGTCGCGAAACAAAATCCCCGGCTTGGGAAAATCGGGGATGTTACGGATGGCTTCTTTCAATCCCGGCACGATCGGCACGATCGCCATTGTCGTCACCCTCCTTTGGGAGCGTTCGGTTCAAACAACGACGCGGGCATGCTTGAGCGCTTCACCGCAATGGCAAGTGCGTTCTGTCGGAACGCGTTTAACGATTTCCACCAACAACGCGCGCGCCTTTTCCAGGCTGGCGGCAAAGTTTCGCATGACTTCCTCTGCCGAAACGGGTTGCACCGCCCCGTCAGCGACCAGACCGGTGTCGTAGTCGGTGACGATGGAGATGTTGACATAGCAAAGTTCCGCTTCCCGCGCTAACACGACTTCGGGATACTGGGTCATGTTGATGACTTCCCAACCCATTTGCGTGAACCAACGGCTTTCCGCTTTCGTGGAGAAACGCGGTCCTTCAATGACGACGACGGTGCCGCGTTCGTGATGGGGGATGCCCAAATCCTTGCAGGCTTGGACGGCGATCTGGCGCAACTGCGGGCAATAGGGGTCAGCGGTGCTGACATGGGTCGTGACAGGACCGTTGAAGAAGGTGTCGTCGCGGTGACGGGTGCGGTCAACGAATTGGTCGCAGATGACGAAATCGCCAGGCTTGATGTGCCGTTGCAAACTGCCGACGGCGTTGGGGGCGAGGATACGCTCTACGCCCAGCGCTTTCATCGCCCACACATTGGCTTTGTAAGGGACTTTGTGCGGCGGATATTGGTGGTTGCGCCCGTGGCGGGGCAGGAACGCCACGCGCTTGCCGGCGATGTCCACGATGGTGATGAGGTCACTGGGGGCTCCGAAGGGCGTCTCCACCTTGATTTCTTCCAACACTGTCGCACCTTCCATCTTGTAAAGCCCTGAGCCGCCGAAGACGCCGATAGCGGCTTTGCGTTCTGTGACTTGGGGAAACATCCCACACCAGCCTCCTTTCCTGACGGTGTCATTGCGCTGCTTCCCGTTGCTGTGGGCTATCCGCGCTCAGGCTGAGACACCTCGGCGACAGGTGTTCCTGTCGCCGGCTGCCACAGCGGCAACTCCACGATGAACCGTGCCCCGCCAAGGGGGGATTCTTCCACCCAGACGCGCCCGCGATGGGCGACGACGATGTTTTGGACAATGGCTAAGCCTAATCCAGTGCCGCCCCGTTCGGCTTTGGTCGTGACGAACGGGATAAAAATGCGGTCGCGCAAATCCACCGGCACACCTGGACCGTCGTCGTCTACTTCAATGCGTCCCCATCCGTTGCGCTGATAGGTGCGGACAAGCACCTGTGACCCCTTACGGGCTTGGATAATGGCTTCGCCGGCGTTCCGCACCAGTTGGACGACCACCTCCTCTAAGTCACCTCGGCGTCCCAAGACGAGCAGTGTTTGAGGAGAGCACTCAGCGGTCACTTGAATCCCGTCCCGCGCCAGCGAATAACTCGCCAGTTGCACGGCTTCCCGAATGGCTGTGTTGATGTCTAACAGTTCCGCTTCCTGCGTGCGCCGCGCGTCTGCGAAATGGATAAGGGCATGGGTCACCTGGCGGATGCGGTTTGCGGCTGTCAGGATGTCAACGAGTTTTTCCCGCGTCGCTTCATCCATCTCCCCTTCTTCCAGCGCCATTTCCACATTGCCCAAGATAACTTGGAGCGGGTTGTTGATTTCGTGCGCAATGCCCGACGCCAATTCACCTAAAGTCGCTACTTGAAACGAGCGGGCGAGGTGTTGAAACTGCAGGCTGTCAATGTGCAGCGGTAAAAAACGCCACAAGCGGTGCCCTGAAGGCACCGCCGTCACAAACACCCGATAAGCCGTCGGGGAATCGGTAACCCGCAAAGTCACGACACCGCCTGAAGTGCCTAACCGCAGCAACTCTTGCAAGCATTCACCGTCTTGCTCCGATGCCCCCAAAGTCCAAAGGGCACGCCCCACTTCCAACACGCCGCTCACATTCCATTGGGTGTTAGCGGCGGCGTTCCACGCCAACAAAGTGCCGTGCGTGTCCGTGACCAGCATGGGCTCGGCGAAACTGTCAATCACCCGCTGCCACCCTTCAGCGGCAACAGTCAACCAGATCGCGCACAACTCCGCCCAAAAGCGCGCCTGATGCGCAGAGACTGAGCGGCTGGGACAAAGCAGCGCATAAGATGGGTTGCGGCAATCGGGCGGCACCGTCACTAACCACCACCGCCGACGGGGCGATTGGGTCGTTATCGGCGCCACTTCACCTTGTGGGACCGGCGTCAGCGGCAATGCTGTCGGGGTGCCGCTGACGATGAAAACGGCTTGCCACTCTTTGGAGCGCCGAACGAACAGCCCACCGCACCCCCATGCGGAGAGCAAGCGTGCCAATGCCTCACGCCATTGCCCCTGCCGTCCCAGTGCGATGACGCAACGCCAATACACCCAAGGGTCTTTCGCTGCCATATGGTTCTCGGACCTCTTCGTTACGGCTCCTTGACTGACGCCGAGACCGGACGATCAGCGGACGCTGCACCAAGCGCGCGTTCAACGATAGCCGCAAACTCATCCTCCCTTAAAATTTTCACGCCCAACTCTTGCGCCCGTTGCAATTTGCTGCCGGGGTTTTGTCCGACGACGAGGAAATCCGTCTGTCGCGACACGCTGGACGCCGGGCGCCCGCCTAACCGTTTGACCAGTTCCTCCGCTTGCGAGCGGGTCCAGCGGTTCAGTTCGCCCGTGAACACGACGACCTTACCCTTCAGCGGCGAATCCACGACCACGACTTCTTCTTCTGCCGACGGTTGGATGCCCGCCTTGCGCAACTTTTCCATCAACCGTTCCCCAAGTTCGCTGCGGAAGAAGCGGACGACGCTTTCGGCGATTTTGGGTCCTATGCCGGGGATGGTCTTGATTTCCCACTCTTCCGCTTGTGCCAGTCGCTCTAAACTCCCGAACTTTTTCGCCAGCAACTCGGCGACCCGTTCACCGACATGACGGATGCCCAAGGCAAAAATGAAGCGCGAAAGGGGTGCTGTTTTGCTCCGCTGGATTTCGCTCAGCACTTTCGTCGCCAACTTGTTACCCCACCCTGGCAACCGCACCAGTTGCTCCTTCTGCAGGAAGTAAAGGTCGGCAGGGTCGTTGATGAGTCCTGCTTCCACGAGTTGACGGATGCGCTCTGCGCCCAACGCCTCAATATTCAGGGCGTTGCGCGAGCACCAATGCTTGACCCAATTTTCCACTCGTGACGGGCATTCCTCGTTGGGGCAATAGTAATCCACTTCGCCGAACGGGCGGACAACCGCTGTCCCGCAAATCGGGCACTCTTTCGGCATCTCAAACGGCTTCTCAGCGCCCGTTCGTTTTTCCTTGACAACGCCGACGACTTCAGGGATAACACCGCCTGCCCGCTGGATGATGACCCAATCGCCGACGCGCACATCCAACCGTTTGATCTGGTCTTCGTTGTGCAGCGTCGCGCTGGTGATGGTCACGCCTTCCACTTGCACTGGCTCCAACTCAGCGACGGGTGTCAACTTGCCCGTGCGTCCGACTTGCACGACGATGTTGAGTAACCGCGTTTCCTTTTGTTCAGCGGGGAATTTGAAAGCGATCGCCCAACGGGGCGCGTGGGCTGTCGCGCCCAACCGCTCCTGCCAGTCCAAGCGATTGACCTTGATGACGACGCCATCGGCGGAGTAAGGCTCTTCACGGATGCGCCGCACCCACTCGTAACAGTAGTCAATGACTTCACTGATACCGTGACACAGCCGGCTGTGCTCATTGACCTTGAAGCCTGCGCGGCGCAGCCATTGCAACACCTCCCATTGCGTCTCAAACGCAACGCCCTCGTGGTAGCCGACGCCGTAGCAGAAAATGTCCAAGCGCCGTTGCGCCGTGATGTTGGGGTCCAACTGGCGGACGGAACCGGCGGCGGCATTGCGGGGGTTAGCGAAGGGGCGTTCGCCTTTGCGCTTCTGCTCCTCGTTAAGCGCCTCAAAATCCGCCTTCGTCATGAAGACTTCGCCCCGCACTTCAATGAGAGGTGGCGGGTCGTCCACCAGCAAGCGCAGCGGGACGGTTTTGATCGTCCGCAGGTTGTTGGTCACATCTTCACCTTCAACCCCATCGCCTCGCGTCGCACCCAACACCAACACACCGTTTTCGTAGGTCAAGTTCACCGCCAAGCCGTCAATTTTCAACTCGCAGGTATAGTCCACCGTTTCGGTCAGCGGCAGCCCAAGGAAGCGCTTAACCCGTTGGTCAAAGGCGCGCAACTCCTCCTCGTTGAAAGCGTTGTCCAAACTCAACATCGGCTTACGGTGGCGCACCCTTGCAAACTCTTCCGCTGGTGGAAAGCCGACCCGTTGCGTCGGGCTGTCGGGTGTGATGAGGTCGGGGAAGCGCTCCTCAATGTGCACTAAGCGGCGAAACAGACGGTCATACTCCTCGTCGCTGATGATGGGGGCGTTGAGCACATAGTAGAGCCAGCAATGGATGGTCAACTCCCTGCGCAAGCGCTCCGCTTCCTGCGCCGCTTCCGCATGGCTCAGCGCTTCAACGGGTTTGTCTATGGCGTTTTGGCGCAACCGTTCAATCTCGCGCCGCGCTTCCTCGGGATCCATCCGCTTCAGCACCATCGCTGGACCACTCCCTTGACCGTCTCGGCAGGATCGCCCTTTTGATCAGGTCACCATCGGGAGGGCGCTGTTAAAGCAGCGCCGAATTTGCCTTAGAAGCACACACGCCGAAATTGTCAGTTAGGTAAGAACCCGAGCCTCCAAACTCGCAGGGCGCACCGTTCGGCACGCCATACTCTCCGACCTTTGCTGGCGAAGCAAACCGCCTATTAACTTTTGCACTGAGCGCCACGCAGTGTTCAGCGCGACGAACGCCACTGGTTAGCAAAGTGCGTGCAAAAATTGAGGCGCCTTTCTCTACCACCTGAGACTTTAACGCAGCGGGAGCGTGTGACGATGCAGCGGCAAAAGCAAACCCTGTTCGCCATCGTAGCGCTGGACTTATTGGGGTTCGGCATGGTCATCCCGCAACTGGGTCCGTATGCCCATGCGTTGGGGGCGCCCGAATGGCTCGTCGGCGTTCTGTTTGCGACTTATTCGGCGATGCAGTTCCTGTTTGCGCCCGTTTGGGGCAGTTTGTCCGACCGCATCGGGCGCCGCCCTATCCTCCTCGTCTCGCTGGCGGGTTCCGTCATCGGCTACACCCTATTCGCCCTCGCCAATTCGGTGGCGATGCTGTTTGCGTCGCGGTTGGTGGCGGGCATCGCCGCCGCCAACATCGCCGTCGCACAAGCCTATCTCGCCGATATCACACCGCCTAATGAACGGGCTGGTGCGATGGGGCTCATCGGTGCTGCGTTTGGGCTGGGCTTCGTCTTGGGTCCGCCGCTGGGCGGTATGCTGGGCTATTGGGGCGGCGTTCACGCCATCGGCTTGGGAGCGGCAACGCTGTCATCGCTGGCACTGATGAGCGCATGGGTCCTTCTGCCCGAACCGATGCGCCACAATGCGGCATCACCGACCTTGTCGCGCTGGCAAGCGTTTCAACAAATTCAGCGCAACCGTGCCCTGCTGCTGTGTGTCGTGTTATTCTTTTTCGCCACTTTCGCCGTCGCCAATTTGCAATTCAGCCTGCCGCTGTTTTTGCCACTCCGTTGGCATTGGACGACCGAGCAGGCAGGGCTGCGGGTCGGATGGTTGCTGGGCTTTTCGGGTTTTTTGATGGGAGCGCTGCAAGCGGGTGCCGTCGGGCGCTGGGCAAAGCGGTTCGGCGAACCGCGCCTCATCGTCGCCGGCACGGGGTTAACGGTCGTGGGGTTAGCCTTATTGCCGCTGGTGCCTTATTGGGTGTGGCTTTTCCCGTGCCTTGCGGTGTTGTCTATTGGGGGCGCAATGGCGCAACCGTCCCTCGCCAGCCTCGTCTCGCAACTCAGCCCCGAAGACCTACAAGGTAGCGTGCTGGGCGTTTACCAGAGTGCAGGCAGTTTCGCCCGAATCCTCGGTCCGCTGTGGGCGGGTTTCTGGTTTCACCTCGCCCCCACCTTGCCTTTTTGGACGGCAGCAGCGGTGATGGCAATGGTGTGGGCAATCAGTCGGCAACTGCCGCAGTTACCGACCGTAAGGACGCACGCTAAGGCGCCCTGAAAAGGCGCATCAACCTCCCAGATCAATCGCCCGCCACACCGCAGGCAAACAGGTCGTGTGCTTGACAGTGGCGCCAGGCAACGACGCCATTACGGTGCGGGCAAGCAATGCCACCGCCCGATGGACACCTTTGGTCGGATCGGGGCAACCGACTTCGTGCAACCGCAACAAAATGCCGTCGCTGTGTGGATGGGCGACGACGAAAAACCGCTGGGTCAACTTACCTTCGGCGACAATCACATCCACTAATACGCGGTCATCGCCGCGGTAGGCGTCTTTGACGACGATGACGCACTCGTCGCTGTGCCGAAAGGTTTGGCGCGGAATGTGTTGGCGCAATTGCTCCCAATCGACGGGTTGGCTGACTTGCAGCGTTACCTGCGGCATTGGCTCATCGCCTCGCAGCACTGCCAACGGGTAAATGCGCTCCAACCATTCGGGTTGGTCCACTTGTCGCACCTTGCGAAAGCCCAGGTAGAACAGCCGTCGCCCTTGTGCCTTCCACTTGCGGGCATACTTGGTGGCGTAGTAGTCGGGTAACTCGTGGCGCAAGGGCGTTGTCCACAACGGCGCGTAAGCGGGACACGCCGAAAAGGCTGCCAGCACCTCTTGTGCGTAAGGTTCATCGTCGGTCACCGCAATGAAAGTGCCGCCTTCCCGCAGCCGTGACGCCAGCAGCCACGCAAACGCTGCGTCTACCAAGCGGCGCTTGTGGTGGCGCCGCTTGTGCCAAGGGTCGGGGAAGTTCAGGTAAAGTGCCGTCAAACTATCGGGCGCAAACAGGCGCGATAGGGCGTGGCTACCTTCCATCGGCAGCAACCGCACATTGGTCACGCCCGCTTGCCGCACGCGGTTGCGGGCTTTCAACAAAAATTTGCGGGCGACCTCCACGCCGACGCAGTTGGCGTCAGGGAAGCGTTGTGCCAGCCAAACCAGAAACTCCCCGTTGCCGACGCCGATTTCCAGCAGCAACGGTGCATCGCGCCCGAACAAATGAGACCAATCAGGGCGAACGGGCAACGCCGTCGGGCGCAGCACAATCCCGTCCAGCGTGACGACCACATCATCGGGAAGTTCTGCAGCCATCTCATCTTACGCCTCTTCCGTCGGTCGGACGACGAGCGTGACGCCCGTGATGACATCGCCGTTTT contains:
- the fumC gene encoding Fumarate hydratase class II gives rise to the protein MSEVRVERDALGEVAVPAWALWGAQTQRAMENFPISGIRFPRAFIRALGLVKKCAAQVNRELGLLDAQRAAAIVQAAQEVADGKWDEHFPLDIFQTGSGTSTNMNANEVIANRACELLGGRRGDKTLVHPNDHVNLGQSSNDVIPSCIHIAAALAIHEQLLPAMERLHRALSEKAREFDDIVKTGRTHLMDAMPVRLGQEFSGYAAQIAWCKERLVATLPRLYELALGGTAVGTGINTHPEFGKRVAEALAQATGLPFRETRNHFAAQAGMETAAEVSGALKTLAIALYKIANDLRWMNSGPQAGLAEIRLPALQPGSSIMPGKINPVIPEAVMMVAMQVFGCDGTVTAAAASGNFELNVALPVIAYNLLLSTTILANACEVLANKCVAGIVANRAHMERLAAQNAILATALTPYIGYDKAAEVVKKAMAENKTIREVVLEMGLMDAEQLDKVLDIRRMTEGGFVAGVSAGG
- the rsgA gene encoding Small ribosomal subunit biogenesis GTPase RsgA, producing MRGFVVARSAMRIEVWLPDQQRIVLGIPRGKLLKQGERIYAGDWVQVRFVAPHEVAIEAVEERKNLLPQPPVANVDKLLIVMSWREPDFSNLILDGLLAQAEFFEVPVTIVFNKMDLVRKRDAPKLGHWVALYERLGYPVLRTSVETGDGLTELRDAMKGNLIVLAGPSGVGKSSLLNALIPGAQLRTEEVSEKTGRGRHATTEVRLLPNPQGGWVADTPGFQKVDLPQWVALETLPHLYPEFRGYTCEFNNCTHTAEPGCGVRAAVEQGGIAKERYETYLFWLDATRRWQEEQEPY
- the Dml gene encoding 2,3-dimethylmalate lyase; protein product: MLQPAVTPQRKNARLRELLAQPGIIRSFGAHDVFTALLVERAGFETVFIGGFGTSASLLGLPDLNFLTLTEMADAVRRMARRLTVPLIADGDTGHGDVHNVVRTVAEFEAAGASGIILEDQVVPKRCGHFEGKQVIPAEEMVLKLKAAQRARADTNFVIIARTDAREVYGLDEAIRRANLYGDAGADVVFIEAPLSVPELETIARQVPYPKFVNMLTGGKTPVLTAKELEQLGYKIVVYPIDTLLVTAKAVMELAQTLQEAGTTLAMRDRMVSFDELKALLGVDAWMHLRDSLDDDRKG
- the apt gene encoding Adenine phosphoribosyltransferase, with the translated sequence MAIVPIVPGLKEAIRNIPDFPKPGILFRDITPVLQNPDLFRRVIDTFAQIYEGRQIDVIAAVESRGFIFAAPLAIRLGAGFVPLRKSGKLPYMTYKVHYALEYGIEALEMHVDAVQPGQRVLIMDDLLATGGTAHAAARLVLQAGGVIDSFAFVIELTDLKGREKLQGYEVITLVQFP
- the mtnP gene encoding S-methyl-5'-thioadenosine phosphorylase: MFPQVTERKAAIGVFGGSGLYKMEGATVLEEIKVETPFGAPSDLITIVDIAGKRVAFLPRHGRNHQYPPHKVPYKANVWAMKALGVERILAPNAVGSLQRHIKPGDFVICDQFVDRTRHRDDTFFNGPVTTHVSTADPYCPQLRQIAVQACKDLGIPHHERGTVVVIEGPRFSTKAESRWFTQMGWEVINMTQYPEVVLAREAELCYVNISIVTDYDTGLVADGAVQPVSAEEVMRNFAASLEKARALLVEIVKRVPTERTCHCGEALKHARVVV
- the fixL gene encoding Sensor protein FixL, giving the protein MAAKDPWVYWRCVIALGRQGQWREALARLLSAWGCGGLFVRRSKEWQAVFIVSGTPTALPLTPVPQGEVAPITTQSPRRRWWLVTVPPDCRNPSYALLCPSRSVSAHQARFWAELCAIWLTVAAEGWQRVIDSFAEPMLVTDTHGTLLAWNAAANTQWNVSGVLEVGRALWTLGASEQDGECLQELLRLGTSGGVVTLRVTDSPTAYRVFVTAVPSGHRLWRFLPLHIDSLQFQHLARSFQVATLGELASGIAHEINNPLQVILGNVEMALEEGEMDEATREKLVDILTAANRIRQVTHALIHFADARRTQEAELLDINTAIREAVQLASYSLARDGIQVTAECSPQTLLVLGRRGDLEEVVVQLVRNAGEAIIQARKGSQVLVRTYQRNGWGRIEVDDDGPGVPVDLRDRIFIPFVTTKAERGGTGLGLAIVQNIVVAHRGRVWVEESPLGGARFIVELPLWQPATGTPVAEVSQPERG
- the ligA gene encoding DNA ligase, which gives rise to MVLKRMDPEEARREIERLRQNAIDKPVEALSHAEAAQEAERLRRELTIHCWLYYVLNAPIISDEEYDRLFRRLVHIEERFPDLITPDSPTQRVGFPPAEEFARVRHRKPMLSLDNAFNEEELRAFDQRVKRFLGLPLTETVDYTCELKIDGLAVNLTYENGVLVLGATRGDGVEGEDVTNNLRTIKTVPLRLLVDDPPPLIEVRGEVFMTKADFEALNEEQKRKGERPFANPRNAAAGSVRQLDPNITAQRRLDIFCYGVGYHEGVAFETQWEVLQWLRRAGFKVNEHSRLCHGISEVIDYCYEWVRRIREEPYSADGVVIKVNRLDWQERLGATAHAPRWAIAFKFPAEQKETRLLNIVVQVGRTGKLTPVAELEPVQVEGVTITSATLHNEDQIKRLDVRVGDWVIIQRAGGVIPEVVGVVKEKRTGAEKPFEMPKECPICGTAVVRPFGEVDYYCPNEECPSRVENWVKHWCSRNALNIEALGAERIRQLVEAGLINDPADLYFLQKEQLVRLPGWGNKLATKVLSEIQRSKTAPLSRFIFALGIRHVGERVAELLAKKFGSLERLAQAEEWEIKTIPGIGPKIAESVVRFFRSELGERLMEKLRKAGIQPSAEEEVVVVDSPLKGKVVVFTGELNRWTRSQAEELVKRLGGRPASSVSRQTDFLVVGQNPGSKLQRAQELGVKILREDEFAAIVERALGAASADRPVSASVKEP
- the tetA gene encoding Tetracycline resistance protein, class C, with protein sequence MQRQKQTLFAIVALDLLGFGMVIPQLGPYAHALGAPEWLVGVLFATYSAMQFLFAPVWGSLSDRIGRRPILLVSLAGSVIGYTLFALANSVAMLFASRLVAGIAAANIAVAQAYLADITPPNERAGAMGLIGAAFGLGFVLGPPLGGMLGYWGGVHAIGLGAATLSSLALMSAWVLLPEPMRHNAASPTLSRWQAFQQIQRNRALLLCVVLFFFATFAVANLQFSLPLFLPLRWHWTTEQAGLRVGWLLGFSGFLMGALQAGAVGRWAKRFGEPRLIVAGTGLTVVGLALLPLVPYWVWLFPCLAVLSIGGAMAQPSLASLVSQLSPEDLQGSVLGVYQSAGSFARILGPLWAGFWFHLAPTLPFWTAAAVMAMVWAISRQLPQLPTVRTHAKAP
- the trmB gene encoding tRNA (guanine-N(7)-)-methyltransferase; this encodes MAAELPDDVVVTLDGIVLRPTALPVRPDWSHLFGRDAPLLLEIGVGNGEFLVWLAQRFPDANCVGVEVARKFLLKARNRVRQAGVTNVRLLPMEGSHALSRLFAPDSLTALYLNFPDPWHKRRHHKRRLVDAAFAWLLASRLREGGTFIAVTDDEPYAQEVLAAFSACPAYAPLWTTPLRHELPDYYATKYARKWKAQGRRLFYLGFRKVRQVDQPEWLERIYPLAVLRGDEPMPQVTLQVSQPVDWEQLRQHIPRQTFRHSDECVIVVKDAYRGDDRVLVDVIVAEGKLTQRFFVVAHPHSDGILLRLHEVGCPDPTKGVHRAVALLARTVMASLPGATVKHTTCLPAVWRAIDLGG